The Clostridium septicum genome contains a region encoding:
- the cls gene encoding cardiolipin synthase has translation MSITIVGITILLTIIYIINIICSVSLIFIERKEPTTTWAWLLILAVLPGVGFIAYLTFGQNLSRQKIFREKKVIDERKAKELRDKFKEYNKAHKIREEYVDLIKMNYNHSGSLYTTGNKVKTYINGEDKFRDLLQDIKRAKKFIHIEYYIFRMDGLGKTILNELKKKIDEGVEVRLLVDGMGSKNIRTKHIKYIKNLGIKFAIFFPGILPYLNIRINYRNHRKIVVIDGEVGYVGGFNVGDEYINKGTQFEFWRDTHIRVQGEAVNELNKRFILDWDYADEEEFKDYEKYFPKQESYGDVGIQIVSSGPDHREEYIKNAYMKIINNAKERVYIQTPYLVPDEPMMEALKIAALSGVDVRIIVPGEPDHFFMEWMLSSNIGDLLEVGVKIYRYQRGFIHSKTIVADGKVSSIGTANLDIRSFKLNFEINTVIYDEEFSKKQEQIFFKDEQDCKLVTREEYESRSRGLKIKEAIIRLIAPIL, from the coding sequence ATGAGTATAACTATAGTAGGTATAACCATACTATTAACGATAATTTATATTATAAATATAATTTGTTCTGTATCTCTTATATTTATTGAAAGAAAGGAACCAACCACTACTTGGGCATGGCTTTTAATACTAGCTGTTTTGCCAGGGGTTGGATTTATAGCTTATTTAACATTTGGGCAAAATTTAAGTAGGCAAAAAATATTTAGAGAAAAGAAAGTTATAGATGAAAGAAAGGCAAAGGAACTTAGAGACAAATTTAAGGAGTATAATAAGGCACATAAGATTAGGGAAGAATATGTTGATCTGATAAAAATGAATTATAATCATTCAGGTTCTCTTTATACAACAGGAAATAAAGTTAAAACATACATAAATGGGGAAGATAAATTTAGAGATCTTTTACAAGATATTAAAAGGGCTAAGAAGTTTATACATATAGAATATTATATTTTTAGAATGGATGGCTTAGGGAAAACTATATTGAATGAGCTTAAGAAGAAAATTGATGAAGGTGTAGAGGTTAGATTATTAGTTGATGGAATGGGATCTAAAAATATAAGAACTAAACATATAAAGTATATAAAAAATTTAGGGATAAAATTTGCTATATTCTTTCCAGGTATCCTTCCATATTTAAATATACGTATAAATTATAGAAATCATAGAAAAATTGTTGTTATAGATGGAGAAGTAGGTTACGTAGGTGGGTTTAATGTTGGAGATGAATATATAAATAAAGGTACTCAATTTGAATTTTGGAGAGATACTCACATAAGGGTTCAAGGTGAGGCTGTAAATGAGCTAAACAAGAGATTCATATTAGACTGGGATTATGCAGATGAAGAAGAGTTTAAGGATTATGAAAAATATTTTCCTAAGCAGGAATCTTATGGAGATGTTGGAATTCAAATAGTATCATCAGGACCTGATCATAGAGAGGAATATATAAAGAATGCATATATGAAAATTATTAATAATGCAAAGGAAAGAGTATATATACAGACTCCTTATTTAGTTCCTGATGAGCCAATGATGGAAGCTTTAAAAATAGCAGCTTTATCTGGGGTGGATGTAAGAATAATAGTTCCAGGAGAGCCAGATCACTTTTTTATGGAGTGGATGTTAAGCTCAAATATAGGAGATTTATTAGAAGTTGGAGTTAAGATATATAGATATCAAAGAGGATTTATACATTCAAAAACTATTGTAGCTGATGGAAAAGTTTCTAGTATTGGAACAGCTAATTTAGATATAAGAAGTTTTAAATTAAATTTTGAAATAAATACAGTCATATATGATGAAGAATTCTCTAAAAAGCAAGAGCAAATATTTTTTAAGGATGAGCAGGATTGTAAGCTTGTAACAAGAGAAGAGTATGAAAGTAGAAGCAGAGGATTAAAAATAAAAGAAGCAATAATAAGATTAATAGCTCCTATTTTATAA
- the aroF gene encoding 3-deoxy-7-phosphoheptulonate synthase: MIIILKPKTKEEEINRLTEELENKGVKVNQVIGTELIILGLVGDTSKIDPLQIEANYNVEKVMHVQEPFKKSNRVFHPENTVVDINGEKIGGKKIAMIAGPCSVESEEQITFIADKVKKLGANFLRGGAFKPRTSPYSFQGLKYDGLELLKIARSKTGLPIVTEIMSPYDIEVFEENVDVIQVGARNMQNFDLLNELGKINKPILLKRGLSATIEELLMSAEYIMAGGNESVILCERGIRTFETYTRNTLDLSAIPAIKKMSHLPVVVDPSHATGKRFMIDPLAKAAVAVGADGLIIEVHNNPKKALCDGPQSIKPNQYGSLINDLKVIAKAVGREI, from the coding sequence ATGATAATTATTTTAAAACCAAAAACCAAAGAAGAAGAGATAAATAGGTTAACAGAAGAGTTAGAAAACAAAGGGGTTAAAGTTAATCAAGTCATTGGGACAGAACTTATTATTTTAGGATTAGTTGGAGATACAAGTAAAATAGATCCATTGCAAATTGAAGCTAATTATAATGTTGAAAAGGTAATGCATGTTCAAGAACCTTTTAAAAAGTCCAATAGAGTATTTCATCCGGAAAATACTGTAGTAGATATTAATGGAGAAAAGATAGGTGGAAAGAAAATTGCTATGATAGCAGGACCTTGTTCTGTTGAAAGTGAAGAACAAATAACCTTTATAGCAGATAAAGTTAAAAAATTAGGGGCAAATTTTTTAAGAGGTGGTGCATTTAAACCAAGAACTTCACCATATAGTTTTCAAGGATTAAAATATGATGGATTAGAGTTATTAAAAATTGCTAGATCTAAAACAGGTTTACCAATTGTTACAGAAATTATGTCTCCTTATGATATAGAGGTATTTGAGGAAAATGTTGATGTTATTCAAGTTGGTGCAAGAAATATGCAAAATTTTGATTTGTTAAATGAACTTGGAAAAATAAATAAACCTATTTTATTAAAAAGAGGATTATCTGCTACAATAGAAGAGTTGTTAATGAGTGCAGAGTATATAATGGCTGGAGGAAATGAAAGTGTGATTTTATGTGAAAGAGGAATAAGAACTTTTGAAACTTATACACGAAATACATTGGATTTAAGTGCCATACCAGCAATTAAAAAAATGAGTCATTTGCCAGTAGTTGTTGATCCAAGTCATGCAACTGGAAAAAGATTTATGATAGATCCATTAGCAAAAGCAGCAGTAGCTGTAGGAGCAGATGGGTTAATTATAGAAGTGCATAATAATCCTAAAAAAGCATTATGTGATGGGCCACAGTCCATAAAGCCAAATCAATATGGTAGTTTAATAAATGATTTAAAAGTTATAGCAAAGGCTGTAGGACGTGAAATTTAA
- the aroB gene encoding 3-dehydroquinate synthase, which produces MNLTVDLKDRSYEIVIEKGLIDYIGLEIKRVFKGKKVVILTDKNVDKFYGEKVKSSLIKESYEVKKVVLEAGEGTKSFLTLPKVYNELLDFKVTRSDLLLTLGGGVIGDLGGFIASTYLRGIDFIQCPTSLLAQVDSSVGGKVGVDLDRGKNLVGSFYHPKKVIIDPNVLNTLEERFFKDGMGEVIKYGCIKDKGFFEKLGSYKDKKEVINNIEYIIHNCCTIKKEVVEKDERDKGERMLLNFGHTLGHAIEQYYKYQKYTHGEGVAIGMYEIIKLSEEKGISKRGMSEEIKNILIKYDLPYELDININDILEAISLDKKNLGKTLNLILLKDIGEAFIYKTDTKFFSNISK; this is translated from the coding sequence TTGAATTTAACTGTTGATTTAAAAGATAGAAGCTATGAAATAGTTATAGAAAAAGGGTTGATAGATTATATAGGATTAGAAATAAAGAGAGTATTTAAGGGAAAAAAAGTTGTAATATTAACAGATAAAAATGTTGATAAATTTTATGGAGAAAAAGTTAAATCATCTTTAATAAAAGAAAGCTATGAAGTTAAAAAAGTTGTATTAGAAGCTGGGGAAGGAACTAAATCCTTCCTTACACTTCCAAAGGTTTATAATGAACTTTTAGATTTTAAGGTTACTAGAAGTGATTTGTTATTAACTCTAGGTGGAGGTGTTATAGGTGATCTAGGAGGATTTATTGCTTCTACATATCTGAGAGGAATAGATTTTATACAATGTCCAACATCTTTATTAGCTCAAGTTGATAGCAGTGTAGGAGGAAAGGTTGGAGTTGATTTAGATAGAGGGAAAAATTTGGTAGGTAGTTTTTATCATCCTAAAAAGGTTATTATAGACCCTAATGTTTTAAACACTTTAGAAGAGCGATTTTTTAAAGATGGTATGGGAGAAGTAATAAAATATGGGTGTATAAAAGATAAAGGATTTTTCGAAAAATTAGGTTCATATAAAGATAAAAAAGAAGTTATTAACAATATTGAATATATAATTCACAATTGTTGCACAATTAAGAAAGAAGTTGTGGAGAAAGATGAAAGAGATAAAGGCGAAAGGATGCTATTAAACTTTGGTCACACTCTTGGTCATGCAATTGAGCAATATTATAAGTATCAAAAATATACTCATGGAGAAGGTGTTGCAATTGGAATGTATGAAATTATTAAGTTAAGTGAAGAAAAAGGAATTTCTAAAAGGGGAATGAGTGAAGAAATAAAAAATATTTTAATAAAATATGATCTTCCTTATGAATTAGATATAAATATAAATGATATATTAGAAGCAATTTCATTAGATAAAAAAAATCTAGGAAAAACTTTAAACTTAATTTTATTAAAAGACATAGGTGAGGCATTTATTTATAAGACAGATACTAAGTTTTTTTCTAATATTAGTAAGTAA
- the aroA gene encoding 3-phosphoshikimate 1-carboxyvinyltransferase translates to MGNLRIGNSKLKGEVKIPPSKSMAHRAIICASLGSGVSRINNIDYSDDMIATIEGMKVLGAKINKYDDYLEVIGIYSKGSNMNSFRTIDCNESGSTLRFLVPISLLFHGMSKFIGKGNLGKRPLTTYFEIFKEQGIKYFGRDGELDLLIEGKLKPGEFKILGNVSSQFITGLLLTLPLLNGDSKIIITTEMQSKGYVDLTISCMKDFGVEIINKDYKEFIIKGNQNYNSRDYRVEGDYSQAAFYLSANALGSKVLVNDIDLKSLQGDKEIVDILERMGVTFKSENNTLTGIVKDKLKSTIIDGSQCPDIIPILAAVASLSSGTTEIINAERLRIKECDRLKAVTSELSKLGANIKEREDGLIIEGKEELQGGAEVWSFRDHRIAMTLAIAATRCKEAIIIKDFECVAKSYPKFFDDFKMLGGDVHEWNMGK, encoded by the coding sequence TTGGGAAACTTAAGAATAGGAAATTCTAAATTAAAAGGTGAAGTAAAAATTCCACCATCTAAAAGTATGGCACATAGGGCTATAATTTGTGCATCATTAGGAAGTGGAGTTAGTAGGATTAATAATATAGATTACTCTGATGATATGATAGCAACTATTGAAGGAATGAAGGTTCTAGGGGCTAAAATAAATAAATATGATGATTATTTAGAGGTTATAGGAATTTATTCAAAGGGAAGTAATATGAATTCTTTTAGGACTATAGACTGTAATGAATCTGGATCTACTTTAAGGTTTCTAGTTCCAATTTCTTTATTGTTTCATGGAATGAGTAAGTTTATTGGAAAAGGAAACTTAGGAAAGAGGCCATTAACAACTTATTTTGAAATATTTAAAGAGCAGGGAATTAAGTATTTTGGAAGAGATGGGGAGTTAGACCTTTTAATAGAAGGAAAGCTAAAACCAGGTGAATTTAAAATTTTAGGAAATGTAAGTTCTCAATTTATAACAGGATTATTATTAACTTTACCATTATTAAATGGAGATTCTAAAATAATAATAACAACTGAAATGCAGTCAAAGGGATATGTAGACTTAACAATTTCATGTATGAAGGATTTTGGAGTAGAAATTATAAATAAGGATTATAAAGAGTTTATAATAAAGGGAAATCAAAATTATAACTCAAGGGATTATAGAGTTGAAGGTGATTATTCACAAGCTGCATTTTACCTTTCAGCAAATGCATTAGGTAGTAAAGTATTAGTTAATGATATAGATTTAAAATCTCTTCAAGGGGATAAGGAAATAGTTGATATTTTAGAAAGAATGGGTGTAACCTTTAAAAGTGAAAATAATACTTTAACTGGAATAGTTAAAGATAAATTAAAATCAACAATTATAGATGGATCTCAATGTCCAGATATTATTCCTATTTTAGCAGCAGTAGCATCTTTAAGTAGTGGTACTACAGAAATAATTAATGCTGAAAGACTTAGAATTAAAGAATGTGATAGATTAAAGGCTGTAACATCAGAACTTTCTAAACTAGGGGCGAATATAAAAGAAAGGGAAGATGGATTAATTATAGAAGGAAAAGAAGAACTTCAAGGTGGAGCAGAAGTTTGGAGTTTTAGAGATCATAGAATTGCAATGACTTTAGCTATAGCAGCTACTAGATGTAAGGAGGCTATAATAATTAAGGATTTTGAGTGTGTGGCAAAATCATATCCTAAATTTTTTGATGACTTTAAAATGTTAGGAGGGGATGTACATGAGTGGAATATGGGGAAATAA
- the aroC gene encoding chorismate synthase → MSGIWGNNLKVSIFGESHGIGIGITIDGLPSGFEIDMEKVMMEMSRRAPGKSSISTARKEGDIPEILSGYFEGKTTGTPLCAMIRNGDTRSKDYGKLKDLMRPGHADYTGNIKYKGFNDYRGGGHFSGRITAPLVFAGAICKQILEEKGIFIGAHINSISNIKDKSFFDISDINKENLLELRQCELPLINNKIEENIRRVILETKSKGDSLGGTIECVILGVEAGIGDPFFDSVESTLAHLMFSVPAVKGIEFGKGFEMTTMNGSECNDEYCYEEGKIKTKTNNNGGILGGITNGMPIIFKVAIKPTPSIIKEQQTIDIKNKENTTLKIEGRHDPCIVQRALPVIEAVTAIGLVDLIKGR, encoded by the coding sequence ATGAGTGGAATATGGGGAAATAATTTAAAAGTATCTATATTTGGAGAATCCCATGGCATTGGTATAGGAATAACTATAGATGGACTTCCTTCAGGATTTGAAATAGATATGGAAAAAGTTATGATGGAGATGTCTAGAAGAGCTCCAGGGAAAAGTTCTATATCAACAGCTAGAAAGGAAGGAGACATACCAGAAATATTAAGTGGATATTTTGAAGGTAAAACTACAGGAACACCTCTTTGTGCCATGATAAGAAATGGGGATACTAGATCTAAAGATTATGGCAAGTTAAAAGACTTAATGAGACCTGGTCATGCAGATTATACTGGGAATATTAAATATAAAGGTTTTAATGATTATAGAGGTGGAGGTCATTTTTCAGGGAGAATAACTGCACCGTTAGTATTTGCAGGGGCTATTTGCAAGCAGATATTAGAAGAAAAGGGTATTTTTATAGGAGCACATATAAATTCTATATCTAATATTAAAGATAAAAGTTTTTTTGATATTTCAGATATAAATAAAGAAAATTTATTAGAGCTTAGACAATGTGAATTGCCTCTTATAAATAATAAAATAGAAGAGAATATTAGAAGGGTTATCTTAGAAACGAAATCTAAAGGCGATTCTTTAGGAGGAACTATAGAATGTGTGATATTAGGTGTAGAAGCGGGGATTGGAGATCCATTTTTTGATTCTGTAGAATCAACTCTTGCTCATTTGATGTTTTCAGTTCCAGCTGTAAAGGGAATAGAGTTTGGAAAAGGTTTTGAAATGACTACTATGAATGGGTCAGAATGTAATGATGAGTATTGTTATGAAGAAGGTAAGATTAAGACTAAAACTAATAATAATGGTGGAATATTAGGAGGTATAACAAATGGAATGCCAATAATATTTAAAGTTGCAATAAAGCCAACTCCATCTATTATAAAAGAACAACAAACAATAGATATTAAAAATAAAGAAAATACTACTTTAAAAATAGAAGGAAGGCATGATCCTTGTATAGTACAAAGAGCTCTTCCAGTTATAGAAGCAGTAACAGCTATAGGTTTAGTTGATTTAATAAAGGGGAGATAA
- the pheA gene encoding prephenate dehydratase produces the protein MNELEACRKEIDEIDKELVELFERRMNVAVRVAEYKKKNNLPIFNEAREKQVIEKNIENLKNKEYANLTRIFFNNLMELSRSLQDKLILKKSEVIKSKFNVENYKLGFQGVRGSFSEEALIKYFGACNNSRGYEEFKEVFEALKNQEIDYGILPIENSCTGAITRVYDLLAEYGFYIVGEECIKIDQHLMGIKGSNIENIEEVYSHPQGFEQSREFLSHNHDLKLIPYHNTAISAKLISDLKDKSKAAIASKRAAEIYNLEILKEKINDKKNNHTKFIIVGRSLEVSEECNKVTVVFSLEDKVGTLYELLRYFAENNINMIKIESRPNKHESWKYLLYVDFQGNIKDKEVKKSLDLIEKNSGYFKLLGSYKKSKC, from the coding sequence ATGAATGAATTAGAGGCTTGCCGAAAAGAAATTGATGAAATAGATAAAGAGTTAGTAGAGTTATTTGAAAGAAGAATGAATGTTGCAGTTAGAGTTGCGGAATATAAAAAGAAAAATAATCTTCCTATATTTAATGAAGCTAGGGAAAAACAAGTTATAGAAAAAAATATAGAAAACCTAAAAAATAAAGAATATGCTAATTTAACAAGGATATTCTTTAATAACTTGATGGAATTAAGTAGAAGTCTTCAAGATAAGCTTATTTTAAAAAAAAGTGAAGTAATTAAAAGTAAATTTAATGTAGAAAACTATAAGCTTGGATTTCAAGGGGTAAGAGGTTCATTTAGTGAAGAGGCTTTAATAAAGTATTTTGGAGCATGTAATAATTCTAGAGGTTATGAAGAGTTTAAAGAAGTATTTGAAGCGTTAAAAAATCAAGAGATAGATTATGGAATACTTCCCATAGAAAATTCTTGTACTGGAGCTATAACAAGAGTTTACGATTTATTAGCAGAGTATGGGTTTTATATAGTAGGAGAAGAATGCATAAAGATAGATCAACATTTAATGGGAATTAAGGGTTCAAATATAGAGAATATAGAGGAAGTCTATTCACATCCACAAGGTTTTGAACAAAGCAGGGAGTTTTTAAGTCATAATCATGATTTAAAGCTTATTCCATATCATAACACAGCTATAAGTGCTAAATTAATATCAGATTTAAAAGATAAATCAAAAGCAGCAATAGCTAGTAAAAGAGCTGCTGAAATTTATAATTTAGAAATATTAAAAGAAAAAATAAATGACAAAAAAAATAATCATACAAAGTTTATTATAGTAGGAAGAAGTTTAGAAGTTAGTGAAGAGTGTAATAAGGTAACAGTAGTATTTTCATTAGAAGACAAAGTAGGAACCTTATATGAACTTTTAAGATATTTTGCAGAGAATAATATAAATATGATTAAAATAGAATCAAGACCTAATAAGCATGAATCATGGAAGTATTTATTGTATGTAGATTTTCAGGGGAATATAAAAGATAAAGAAGTTAAAAAATCATTAGATTTAATAGAGAAAAATAGTGGTTATTTTAAACTTTTAGGAAGTTATAAAAAATCAAAGTGTTAA
- the aroE gene encoding shikimate dehydrogenase, producing the protein MEFYGLLGEKLSHSLSPKIHKLILDELNLEGAYKLFEVEREDLKDFSKGLKILKIKGVNVTIPYKQDIMEYLDSISKEALRIGAINTIELKESKLYGYNTDYYGFGYMLDAHNIEINEKVAVILGNGGATKAVLHYLLDNKISKVYIVSRNPKINNEFKEERVKLIGYEELDEINGDILINSTPVGMYPKVEASPIDSEIVDKFSILVDLIYNPMETKFLKYGRKLNKKTVGGLYMLVGQAVKAEEIWHGIKIEKEVINKIYNKLKC; encoded by the coding sequence ATGGAGTTTTACGGGTTATTAGGAGAGAAGCTTTCTCATAGTTTATCTCCTAAAATACACAAATTAATATTAGATGAACTAAATTTAGAAGGAGCATATAAGCTTTTTGAAGTAGAGAGAGAAGATTTAAAGGATTTTTCTAAAGGGTTAAAGATCTTAAAAATAAAAGGGGTAAATGTTACAATACCATATAAACAAGATATTATGGAGTATTTAGATAGCATATCAAAAGAAGCTTTAAGAATAGGTGCCATTAATACTATAGAATTAAAAGAAAGTAAACTTTATGGTTATAATACTGATTATTATGGATTTGGATATATGTTAGATGCACATAATATTGAGATAAATGAAAAAGTAGCAGTTATTTTAGGAAATGGAGGAGCTACCAAGGCTGTTCTTCATTATTTATTAGATAATAAAATAAGTAAGGTTTATATAGTAAGTAGAAATCCGAAGATTAACAATGAGTTTAAAGAAGAGAGAGTTAAGTTAATAGGATATGAAGAGCTAGATGAGATAAATGGAGATATATTGATAAATTCTACTCCAGTTGGTATGTATCCTAAGGTAGAGGCTTCCCCTATAGATAGTGAGATAGTTGATAAATTTAGTATTTTAGTAGATTTAATATATAATCCTATGGAAACAAAATTTTTAAAATATGGTAGAAAATTAAATAAGAAAACAGTAGGTGGACTATATATGCTTGTTGGTCAAGCTGTTAAAGCTGAGGAAATATGGCATGGTATAAAAATAGAAAAAGAAGTAATAAATAAAATTTATAATAAGCTAAAATGTTAA
- a CDS encoding shikimate kinase — translation MGKKSIVLIGMPGCGKTTIGKILANEINYNFCDMDNYIEEISGKTVKELFEVSEEHFRDLETRACKELCNKKDLLVSSGGGVIKRKKNIDLFKDNSIIIFIDRPLEKIISDINASTRPLLKDGKDKLYKLYQERYNLYNEYSDIKVVNNGFIEDVILDIKDKLKYT, via the coding sequence ATGGGTAAAAAATCTATAGTACTAATAGGTATGCCTGGATGTGGTAAAACAACTATAGGAAAAATATTAGCAAATGAAATTAATTATAACTTTTGCGATATGGACAATTACATAGAAGAAATATCAGGAAAAACAGTAAAGGAATTATTTGAAGTTAGTGAAGAACATTTTAGAGATTTAGAAACAAGAGCATGTAAAGAGCTTTGTAATAAAAAAGATTTATTAGTATCTTCTGGTGGTGGAGTAATAAAGAGAAAAAAGAATATAGATTTATTTAAAGATAATAGTATAATAATATTTATTGATAGACCTTTAGAAAAGATAATTAGTGATATAAATGCAAGTACAAGACCATTACTTAAAGATGGGAAAGATAAACTTTATAAATTATACCAAGAAAGATACAATCTTTATAATGAATATAGTGATATAAAAGTAGTTAATAATGGATTTATAGAAGATGTTATTTTAGATATAAAGGATAAATTAAAATATACTTAA
- the aroQ gene encoding type II 3-dehydroquinate dehydratase, whose translation MKIMVINGPNLNMVGVREKSIYGVRDFSDICKYIEEEGNKRGVEITFFQSNIEGEIVNNIHKAYFEKYDGIIINPGAYTHYSYAILDAIKAVDINTIEVHLSNIHAREEFRHKSVTASACIGQICGFKEYGYIMAMDALINK comes from the coding sequence ATGAAAATTATGGTTATAAATGGACCAAATTTAAACATGGTTGGGGTAAGGGAAAAAAGTATATATGGAGTTAGAGATTTTAGTGATATATGCAAATATATTGAAGAAGAAGGAAATAAAAGAGGTGTAGAAATTACTTTTTTTCAGAGCAATATTGAAGGAGAGATTGTAAATAATATCCATAAAGCTTATTTTGAAAAATATGACGGGATAATAATAAATCCAGGAGCATATACACACTATAGTTATGCTATATTAGATGCAATAAAAGCAGTAGATATAAATACTATTGAGGTACATTTATCTAATATTCATGCAAGAGAGGAATTTAGGCATAAATCAGTAACAGCAAGTGCTTGTATTGGGCAAATATGTGGATTTAAAGAATATGGATATATAATGGCAATGGATGCATTAATAAATAAGTAA
- the aroF gene encoding 3-deoxy-7-phosphoheptulonate synthase has translation MIIVMNSKCTESELQKVKMEVESTGLGTYLSKGETFCIVGVIGEAMELDSDKLLRFQGVEKVLKVQEPFKKANRLFKPEDTVIDVNGSLIGGENLAVMAGPCSVESEEQIIEIAKSVKESGATFLRGGAFKPRTSPYSFQGLELEGLELLKKARAVTGLPIVTEIMSTDYIDKFISDVDIIQVGARNMQNFDLLKQLGKTNKPILLKRGLSSTIEEWLMSAEYIMAGGNENVILCERGIRTFETYTRNTLDLSAIPMVKKLSHLPVIVDPSHAGGYWYLVEPLAKAAISAGADGLMIEVHNNPQCALSDGQQSIKPESFKKMMDKIKLLAKIEGKNI, from the coding sequence ATGATTATTGTAATGAATTCAAAATGTACGGAATCAGAATTACAAAAAGTTAAGATGGAAGTTGAAAGTACTGGTTTAGGAACATATTTGTCAAAGGGTGAGACTTTTTGCATAGTTGGAGTTATAGGAGAAGCTATGGAATTAGATTCAGACAAGTTATTAAGATTTCAAGGAGTAGAGAAAGTTTTAAAAGTTCAAGAACCATTTAAAAAAGCAAATAGACTATTTAAACCAGAAGATACTGTAATAGATGTAAATGGAAGCCTAATTGGAGGAGAGAATTTAGCTGTTATGGCAGGACCTTGTTCTGTTGAAAGTGAAGAACAAATTATAGAAATAGCTAAAAGTGTAAAGGAGTCAGGGGCAACATTTTTAAGAGGTGGTGCATTTAAGCCAAGGACATCACCATATAGCTTTCAAGGGTTAGAACTAGAAGGTCTTGAACTTTTGAAGAAGGCTAGGGCAGTAACAGGGTTACCAATAGTAACAGAAATAATGTCTACTGATTATATAGATAAATTTATTAGTGATGTTGATATTATTCAGGTTGGTGCAAGAAATATGCAAAACTTTGATTTATTAAAGCAATTAGGTAAAACTAATAAACCAATTTTATTAAAAAGAGGATTATCATCAACTATAGAAGAATGGTTAATGTCAGCTGAATATATAATGGCAGGTGGAAATGAAAATGTAATTTTATGTGAAAGAGGAATAAGAACTTTTGAAACTTACACAAGAAATACATTAGACTTAAGTGCAATTCCAATGGTTAAAAAGCTTTCGCATTTGCCAGTTATAGTAGATCCAAGTCATGCAGGTGGTTACTGGTATCTTGTAGAACCATTAGCAAAAGCTGCTATAAGTGCAGGAGCAGATGGACTTATGATAGAAGTTCATAATAATCCGCAGTGTGCATTAAGCGATGGGCAGCAATCAATTAAGCCAGAATCATTTAAAAAAATGATGGATAAAATAAAGCTTTTGGCAAAAATAGAAGGGAAAAATATTTAA
- a CDS encoding prephenate dehydrogenase yields the protein MNIVIVGLGVIGGSYAMALKNAGYKKIFGVDSNMETLKKAKELELIKEGYIYGSYIIKKADLIILSIYPKLVKTFIEENRNNFKKGAVITDATGIKELFIKDVLDILPKDVDFIFGHPMAGREKKGIDYASSEVFNGANYLITVIEKNKEENIALVEKIAYNIGFKRVKRITSKYHDEIISFTSQLPHAIAVALINSDKESRDTGSFIGDSYRDLTRIANINEDLWSELFLGNKLNLIKVIDEFSSELEKIKKCLIEDDSEMLKSLFIKSTKRRERL from the coding sequence ATGAATATAGTAATAGTTGGTCTTGGTGTTATCGGAGGAAGCTATGCTATGGCACTTAAAAATGCAGGATATAAAAAAATTTTTGGTGTAGATAGCAATATGGAAACTTTAAAAAAGGCGAAAGAGTTAGAACTAATAAAAGAGGGCTATATATATGGAAGTTATATTATAAAGAAAGCGGATTTGATAATTCTTTCTATTTATCCCAAACTAGTGAAAACATTTATAGAGGAAAATAGAAATAACTTTAAAAAAGGGGCAGTAATTACAGATGCTACTGGGATTAAAGAATTATTTATTAAAGATGTATTAGATATATTACCTAAAGATGTAGATTTTATTTTTGGGCATCCTATGGCAGGGAGAGAGAAAAAAGGGATAGATTATGCATCAAGTGAGGTTTTTAATGGGGCAAACTATTTAATTACTGTAATAGAGAAAAATAAGGAAGAAAATATAGCGTTGGTGGAAAAAATTGCATATAATATTGGATTTAAAAGAGTAAAAAGAATAACTTCAAAGTATCATGATGAAATTATTAGTTTTACAAGTCAACTTCCACATGCAATTGCAGTAGCATTAATAAATTCTGATAAAGAATCAAGAGATACAGGAAGTTTTATAGGGGATAGTTATAGAGATTTAACACGAATAGCAAATATAAATGAAGATTTATGGAGTGAGCTTTTCCTGGGAAATAAATTGAACTTAATAAAGGTAATTGACGAATTTTCAAGTGAATTAGAAAAAATTAAAAAATGTTTAATAGAAGATGATAGTGAAATGTTAAAAAGCTTGTTTATAAAATCCACAAAAAGACGAGAAAGATTATAA